The following proteins are encoded in a genomic region of Bacillus sp. FJAT-22090:
- a CDS encoding ketopantoate reductase family protein → MAAVSDLNVRVLVDSDRKSRYESEGIFVNGERLPFAYITPNEKTEEADLIIVSVKYSHLPRAIEDIRNQVGKNTVIMSLLNGITSEEEIAEVYGEDKIVYAISNGIDATREGTSIFCSNPGKISFGKKQNETISEKLIAIRECFDRAQIPNDIPANMEQVLWYKFMINVGINQTSAVTGATYGVFQKIPYARELAKAAMMEVVQLAQLQNIALKEGDIDVFFDTIISSLSEEGKPSMLQDIEARRFTEVAMFSEKMMELGHRFNIETPVNQMLYQIIKTLESRFNY, encoded by the coding sequence ATTGCAGCAGTAAGTGATTTAAATGTTCGTGTATTGGTCGATTCTGACAGAAAATCTCGTTACGAATCAGAAGGAATTTTTGTAAATGGGGAAAGGCTGCCATTTGCTTATATTACCCCAAACGAAAAAACAGAGGAAGCAGATCTTATTATTGTATCTGTAAAGTATAGCCATTTACCGAGAGCTATTGAAGATATTCGCAATCAAGTAGGTAAAAACACAGTTATTATGTCCTTACTAAATGGCATAACAAGTGAAGAAGAAATTGCAGAGGTGTACGGAGAGGATAAGATTGTATACGCAATTAGTAATGGTATAGATGCAACAAGAGAAGGAACGTCGATTTTCTGTTCTAATCCTGGGAAAATCTCTTTTGGTAAAAAACAGAATGAAACAATTTCAGAAAAGTTAATAGCCATAAGAGAATGCTTTGACCGTGCACAAATCCCAAACGATATACCAGCTAATATGGAGCAAGTTCTTTGGTACAAATTCATGATTAATGTGGGAATCAATCAAACTTCAGCAGTAACAGGAGCTACCTATGGAGTGTTTCAAAAGATTCCTTATGCAAGAGAGCTGGCGAAAGCAGCAATGATGGAAGTTGTTCAGCTAGCTCAACTGCAAAACATCGCATTAAAAGAAGGGGATATCGATGTATTTTTCGATACGATTATTAGCTCCTTAAGTGAGGAAGGAAAGCCATCTATGTTGCAAGATATAGAGGCTAGAAGATTTACAGAAGTAGCGATGTTTTCAGAGAAGATGATGGAACTTGGGCATCGTTTTAACATAGAAACACCCGTCAACCAAATGCTGTATCAAATAATAAAAACATTAGAAAGTCGTTTTAATTATTGA
- a CDS encoding flavin reductase family protein gives MKKTIQIPKTEIIKPNILYYGTPVILLNTWNEDESVNISPISSSWVLGDCIVLGIGVGGKAIENLERHPECVINVPNPTLWENVEKLAPFTGKNPVPINKKENGFTYAKDKYNVSELTPIDSLSVKPSRIMECPLQIEASVRNIRIPDYSPNFAIVETQAIHIHAHKEIIIGENHIDPNKWSPLIYNFRHYFGLGNELGKTFRSET, from the coding sequence ATGAAAAAAACGATACAGATTCCAAAAACCGAAATTATTAAACCAAATATTTTATACTATGGAACACCTGTTATTTTACTAAATACGTGGAATGAGGATGAATCGGTAAATATAAGTCCTATTTCATCCTCATGGGTATTAGGAGATTGTATTGTTCTAGGAATCGGTGTTGGCGGAAAAGCGATTGAAAATTTAGAGCGACACCCTGAATGTGTGATCAATGTACCTAATCCTACATTATGGGAAAACGTCGAAAAATTAGCGCCTTTCACAGGTAAAAATCCTGTTCCAATTAATAAAAAAGAGAATGGATTTACATATGCTAAAGATAAATATAACGTTAGCGAGTTAACTCCTATTGATTCTTTATCGGTAAAACCATCCAGAATTATGGAATGTCCTTTGCAAATAGAAGCAAGTGTTAGAAACATTAGAATTCCTGATTATTCTCCTAACTTTGCAATCGTTGAGACACAAGCTATACATATTCATGCCCATAAAGAGATTATTATTGGAGAGAATCATATCGATCCAAACAAGTGGAGTCCACTTATTTATAATTTCCGTCACTATTTTGGACTAGGAAACGAACTTGGGAAAACCTTTCGATCTGAAACATAA
- a CDS encoding ArsR/SmtB family transcription factor: MNADPNVAIVATLVSEASRAAILTALLDGRFHPASELAYMAGVKPQTASFHLKKMVDANVVAVEKYGRHRYYGIQNQEVARVMESLLSIAPPIKVKSLNQDLENKAIRSARTCYDHLAGALGVKLTQALIREGILCEEEKCFTVTEKGKEFFIAFQIDLEEVKNKRRSFSHKCLDWSERRHHLAGALGNALLEKLLDLNWIQRLPKTRAIKVTPKGKNALKERFSIDL, encoded by the coding sequence TTGAATGCAGATCCTAATGTAGCAATAGTTGCAACTCTTGTAAGTGAAGCTTCGCGTGCAGCGATCTTAACAGCATTATTAGATGGTAGATTTCATCCTGCAAGTGAATTAGCCTATATGGCTGGAGTCAAACCACAAACTGCGAGTTTTCATTTAAAAAAAATGGTCGATGCAAACGTGGTCGCTGTTGAAAAGTATGGAAGACATCGATACTATGGAATTCAAAATCAGGAAGTTGCTCGGGTTATGGAATCCTTATTATCAATAGCTCCTCCAATTAAAGTAAAGTCCTTAAATCAAGATTTAGAGAATAAAGCAATACGTTCTGCAAGGACTTGTTATGATCATCTAGCAGGGGCCTTAGGTGTAAAGTTAACTCAGGCTTTAATTAGAGAAGGGATTCTTTGTGAGGAAGAGAAATGCTTCACTGTTACCGAAAAGGGAAAGGAGTTCTTTATAGCTTTTCAAATTGATCTGGAAGAAGTGAAGAATAAGCGTCGTTCATTTTCACACAAATGTTTAGATTGGAGTGAAAGACGTCACCATCTTGCTGGAGCATTAGGAAATGCTCTTTTAGAAAAACTGTTAGATTTAAATTGGATTCAGCGTTTGCCTAAAACTCGAGCGATAAAAGTAACGCCTAAAGGTAAAAACGCACTAAAAGAAAGATTTTCAATTGATTTATAA
- a CDS encoding SDR family NAD(P)-dependent oxidoreductase, whose protein sequence is MARLEEKVAIITGAGSGMGREEALLFASEGAKVVATDINEAAVQEVVAEIKEAGGEAISVAHNVTSEEDWNKVYEETINTFGKLDVLVNNAGISQRPTMEELTIEQWDQIMNINVKSIFLGTKLGLPHFRANGGGSIVNISSIAGLKGSSGAGAYTSSKGAVRMLTKACAVDYGKDNIRVNSVHPGFIVTPMSKAYMEDEKMSQWFLSQTALPRVGQSVEVAEAVLFLASDASSYITGVELPVDGGVTAK, encoded by the coding sequence ATGGCTAGATTAGAAGAAAAAGTTGCAATTATTACAGGTGCTGGATCTGGTATGGGTCGTGAAGAAGCATTATTATTCGCTAGTGAAGGCGCCAAAGTTGTAGCAACAGATATTAACGAAGCAGCAGTTCAAGAAGTAGTAGCAGAAATTAAGGAAGCTGGCGGTGAAGCAATTTCTGTAGCGCATAATGTCACTTCAGAGGAAGATTGGAATAAAGTTTACGAAGAAACGATTAATACATTTGGTAAATTAGATGTTCTAGTAAACAACGCTGGAATTAGCCAACGTCCTACTATGGAAGAGCTAACAATAGAACAATGGGATCAAATTATGAATATTAACGTAAAGAGCATATTTTTAGGCACTAAATTAGGTTTACCGCATTTCCGAGCTAATGGAGGCGGGTCTATCGTGAATATCTCATCGATTGCTGGTTTAAAAGGTAGCTCAGGGGCCGGTGCTTATACTTCTTCAAAAGGAGCAGTTCGCATGTTAACAAAAGCCTGTGCAGTTGACTATGGAAAAGACAATATCCGTGTAAACTCAGTCCACCCTGGCTTCATTGTAACTCCTATGAGTAAAGCGTATATGGAAGACGAAAAAATGAGTCAATGGTTCTTGTCACAAACCGCGCTTCCACGTGTTGGCCAATCAGTAGAAGTTGCAGAAGCTGTACTGTTCTTAGCGTCTGATGCATCTTCATACATCACAGGTGTTGAACTACCTGTTGATGGTGGTGTAACAGCTAAATAA
- a CDS encoding FAD-binding dehydrogenase: MKFDVIVIGAGLAGLVATAELADAGKKVLLLDQEPENSIGGQAWWSFGGLFLVNSPEQKRLGIKDSVELAWQDWLGTAGFDRDDDEDFWAKKWAEAYVRFAAGEKREWLHKQGVRFFPVVGWAERGGYLAEGHGNSVPRFHIVWGTGPGIVKPFETRIRSAITKGLVEYKPRHQVDELIIENGRVIGTRGFVLVPSNAKRGEATSREIIGDFEYFADAVMVTSGGIGANHELVRENWPVRLGKPPKNMISGVPEHVDGRMIGISQKAGGRLVNKDRMWHYTEGIKNWNPIWKDHGIRILPGPSSIWLDAKGQRFPAPNFPGFDTLGTLEAIQKTGFDYSWFILTEKIIEKEFALSGSEQNPDLTGKSIKEVLKRVLPGPTAPVKAFMDKGEDFVIANNLADLVNGMNKITKSNLLNLEIIQRQIEARDREIENRFTKDLQITALRGARNYIGDKLIRVAPPHKILDSKNGPLIAVRLNIVTRKTLGGLQTDLSGRVLNASGNPVPGLYAAGEITGFGGGGVHGYRSLEGTFLGGCIFTGRETGRAIAKELYSN; this comes from the coding sequence ATGAAATTTGATGTGATAGTAATAGGAGCAGGATTAGCTGGCTTAGTTGCAACGGCAGAACTTGCCGATGCCGGAAAAAAGGTTTTACTTCTGGATCAAGAACCAGAAAACTCAATTGGTGGACAGGCTTGGTGGTCTTTCGGTGGGTTATTTTTAGTGAACTCACCAGAGCAAAAAAGACTTGGTATAAAAGATTCAGTTGAATTAGCTTGGCAAGACTGGCTCGGAACCGCTGGGTTTGATAGAGATGACGATGAAGACTTTTGGGCAAAGAAATGGGCAGAGGCTTATGTTCGCTTTGCAGCAGGCGAAAAAAGAGAATGGTTGCATAAACAAGGAGTTCGTTTTTTTCCTGTTGTTGGTTGGGCAGAACGCGGAGGATATCTTGCCGAAGGACATGGTAACTCAGTCCCTAGATTCCATATTGTTTGGGGAACAGGCCCAGGAATTGTAAAACCCTTTGAAACTCGCATACGATCAGCTATTACAAAAGGACTTGTAGAATATAAACCCCGCCATCAAGTAGATGAACTAATCATAGAAAACGGGCGAGTTATTGGAACACGGGGATTTGTGCTTGTTCCAAGCAATGCAAAACGAGGGGAAGCAACCTCACGTGAGATAATAGGAGATTTTGAATACTTTGCCGACGCAGTAATGGTAACAAGTGGCGGAATAGGTGCTAACCATGAATTAGTTCGTGAAAACTGGCCGGTGCGACTTGGTAAACCTCCTAAGAATATGATCTCCGGTGTACCAGAGCATGTAGATGGACGAATGATTGGTATTTCACAAAAGGCAGGTGGACGCCTTGTTAATAAAGACAGAATGTGGCATTACACGGAAGGCATCAAAAATTGGAATCCTATTTGGAAAGACCATGGAATACGAATTCTTCCAGGACCATCTTCTATTTGGCTAGATGCAAAGGGACAACGTTTCCCAGCACCAAACTTCCCAGGCTTCGATACACTTGGAACATTAGAAGCTATTCAAAAAACAGGATTTGATTATTCTTGGTTTATCTTAACAGAAAAGATCATTGAAAAAGAATTTGCACTTTCTGGATCCGAACAGAACCCAGACTTAACCGGAAAAAGTATAAAAGAAGTGTTAAAAAGAGTTCTCCCTGGCCCGACTGCTCCAGTAAAAGCATTTATGGACAAGGGAGAAGATTTCGTCATTGCAAATAATTTAGCAGACCTTGTGAATGGTATGAATAAAATTACAAAAAGTAATCTATTAAACTTAGAAATAATTCAAAGACAAATTGAGGCACGAGATCGAGAAATAGAAAATAGATTTACGAAGGATCTTCAAATTACAGCTCTTAGAGGTGCCCGAAATTATATCGGAGATAAGTTAATACGCGTAGCTCCACCCCACAAAATTCTTGATTCGAAAAACGGGCCTTTAATTGCTGTTCGTTTGAATATTGTTACCCGCAAAACGCTTGGTGGTCTTCAAACAGATTTATCTGGTCGAGTTTTAAATGCTTCAGGAAACCCTGTCCCTGGTCTTTATGCAGCAGGTGAAATTACTGGCTTTGGCGGTGGAGGAGTACATGGCTACCGGTCACTGGAAGGTACTTTTTTAGGTGGATGTATTTTTACTGGTAGAGAAACTGGCCGTGCAATAGCGAAAGAACTTTATAGTAATTAG
- a CDS encoding TRM11 family SAM-dependent methyltransferase, producing the protein MTNISRQPAFIYTYAYNDAERSLCHLEMRSFFGIDTELKILKSDIKIDPNRSPFMKGRLEILADGDEVEEIIAQASAFGSEEETNKVIFLKINDRQGQDKIENKERLQIERAIGSEMQGDFDLHNPHQLYAIVPFGGRWYFGIYCKSEPIWFHHMKKPKEYSTALSTRVARAVANIAVPHPEGIQAIDPCCGIGTVLVEALSMGIDIVGRDINPLVCVGSRENIAYFGLTGDVQKGAIEDITETYDVAIIDLPYNLYTHASWDEQFEILKHARRIAKKVVIVTIESMDERLKTVGFQITDRCITKKQQFSREIVVCQ; encoded by the coding sequence TTGACGAACATTAGCCGACAACCGGCATTCATTTATACATATGCATACAATGATGCAGAACGCTCTCTATGTCATTTGGAGATGCGCTCTTTTTTTGGTATAGATACTGAGTTAAAAATATTGAAAAGTGATATAAAAATTGATCCGAATAGAAGTCCTTTTATGAAGGGAAGATTAGAGATACTAGCAGATGGTGATGAAGTAGAAGAAATCATTGCTCAAGCATCTGCATTTGGATCGGAAGAAGAAACAAACAAAGTAATATTTTTAAAAATTAACGATCGCCAAGGGCAAGATAAAATTGAAAATAAAGAACGTCTTCAAATTGAGCGGGCTATAGGTAGTGAAATGCAAGGTGACTTTGATCTTCATAATCCCCATCAGTTGTATGCAATCGTTCCATTCGGGGGACGCTGGTATTTTGGAATATATTGCAAAAGCGAACCTATCTGGTTTCATCATATGAAAAAACCAAAAGAATATTCTACAGCTTTAAGCACTCGTGTTGCTCGGGCTGTTGCAAATATTGCAGTTCCACACCCAGAAGGTATTCAAGCAATTGATCCTTGTTGTGGAATTGGAACGGTTCTTGTAGAAGCACTATCCATGGGGATCGATATTGTTGGAAGAGATATAAACCCTCTCGTTTGTGTTGGTTCCAGGGAAAATATCGCATACTTTGGTTTAACCGGAGATGTGCAAAAAGGGGCAATAGAAGATATTACGGAAACCTATGATGTGGCTATTATTGATTTGCCCTATAATTTATATACCCATGCATCATGGGATGAGCAGTTTGAGATTTTAAAGCATGCAAGAAGAATTGCAAAAAAGGTAGTCATCGTCACAATTGAATCCATGGATGAGCGTTTAAAAACGGTAGGCTTTCAAATAACGGACCGATGTATAACAAAGAAACAGCAGTTTTCTCGTGAAATAGTTGTCTGTCAGTAA